From Dasypus novemcinctus isolate mDasNov1 chromosome 11, mDasNov1.1.hap2, whole genome shotgun sequence, one genomic window encodes:
- the HS3ST5 gene encoding heparan sulfate glucosamine 3-O-sulfotransferase 5 gives MLFKQQAWLRQKLLVLGSLAVGSLLYLVARVGSLDRLQPICPIEGRFGARSQAEFPLRALQFKRGLLHEFRKGNASKEQVRLNDLVQQLPKAIIIGVRKGGTRALLEMLNLHPAVVKASQEIHFFDNDENYAKGIEWYRKKMPFSYPQQITIEKSPAYFITEEVPERIYKMNSSIKLLIIVREPTTRAISDYTQVLEGKERKNKTYYKFEKLAIDPNTCEVNTKYKAVRTSIYTKHLERWLKYFPIEQFHIVDGDRLITEPLPELQLVEKFLNLPPRISQYNLYFNATRGFYCLRFNIIFNKCLAGSKGRIHPEVDPSVITKLRKFFHPFNQKFYQITGRTLNWP, from the exons ATGCTATTCAAACAGCAGGCGTGGCTGAGACAGAAGCTCCTGGTGCTGGGAAGCCTTGCCGTTGGGAGTCTCCTATATCTAGTTGCCAGAGTTGGGAGCTTGGATAG GCTACAACCCATTTGCCCCATTGAAGGCCGATTCGGAGCCCGCAGTCAGGCTGAATTCCCACTCCGCGCCCTGCAGTTTAAGCGTGGCCTGCTACACGAGTTCCGGAAGGGCAACGCTTCCAAGGAGCAGGTCCGCCTGAATGACCTGGTCCAGCAGCTCCCCAAGGCCATTATCATTGGGGTAAGGAAAGGAGGCACGAGGGCCCTGCTTGAGATGCTGAATCTCCACCCAGCAGTGGTCAAAGCCTCTCAAGAAATCCACTTCTTTGACAATGATGAGAATTATGCCAAGGGCATTGAATGGTATAGGAAAAAGATGCCTTTTTCCTACCCTCAGCAAATCACGATTGAGAAAAGCCCAGCATATTTTATCACCGAGGAGGTTCCTGAAAGGATTTACAAAATGAACTCATCCATCAAGTTGTTGATCATTGTTAGGGAGCCAACCACAAGAGCTATTTCTGATTATACTCAGGTGctagagggaaaggagagaaagaataaaacTTATTACAAGTTTGAGAAGCTGGCAATAGACCCTAATACCTGCGAAGTAAACACAAAGTACAAGGCAGTAAGGACCAGCATCTATACCAAACATCTGGAAAGGTGGTTGAAGTACTTTCCAATTGAGCAATTTCACATCGTCGATGGAGATCGCCTCATCACAGAACCTCTGCCAGAACTGCAGCTCGTGGAAAAGTTCCTAAATCTTCCTCCAAGGATAAGTCAATACAATTTATATTTCAATGCTACCAGAGGGTTTTACTGCTTGCGATTTAACATTATCTTTAATAAGTGCCTGGCAGGCAGCAAGGGGCGCATTCATCCAGAGGTGGACCCCTCTGTCATTACCAAATTGCGCAAATTCTTTCATCCTTTTAATCAAAAATTTTACCAGATCACTGGAAGGACATTGAACTGGCCCTAA